In Bacillus thuringiensis, the DNA window TAGTCCTGCCAAGTATGCGGAAAATTTAATCTCAAAACTTAATGAACATAAGAGATTAAGGATGCTTCAGAAATTAGCTTTTTATAAAAGTGCTAAAGTTACACTTTATGTAGCAGGGAAGTTTGGACCATCTAACTTTGGATTGCCAGTCTCGGGTTTATTTTGTTTGTTTTGTTTTTTCTTTTTTTCGTTTTTGTCCTTTGCCATTTTCATACACCTCCTTTTTGTATTGTTACCATTTCTATAAATGACATACAAAATGATTTCTTTGACGAATAACAACTAGTTTTGTCATGTGAGCAGGAGTGAGGAGTCATTCGGCGAAATTACATGACAAAGGAAAAGCAAAGAAGGGGGCGTTTTGTATATGGCGATGGTTCAGAAGGAAGATGTAATGAAAACAATGGATCAAATGTTAAGTTCTCTCGATTTGCTGGAAATGAATATAGGGATTAGAATGAATCATGCA includes these proteins:
- a CDS encoding phage portal protein, with product MLFVKEIILYVIYRNGNNTKRRCMKMAKDKNEKKKKQNKQNKPETGNPKLDGPNFPAT